The Pelmatolapia mariae isolate MD_Pm_ZW linkage group LG10_11, Pm_UMD_F_2, whole genome shotgun sequence genome includes a region encoding these proteins:
- the LOC134637632 gene encoding myelin basic protein isoform X3: MASASSSAQAAFGLGRRKKNPGLLDQIGKFFGGDKKRKGKGSFRGALSPGPQKASATSPRKRGAENAVVHFFRTIVSPAPPKSRGPQKSQSAKGKKASAGDGKGTLTRIFKMGSRSASPAKR; the protein is encoded by the exons ATGGCATCCGCAAGCAGCTCTGCACAGGCCGCCTTCGGCCTGGGTCGGAGGAAGAAGAACCCCGGCCTCCTGGATCAGATTGGAAAGTTCTTTGGAGGGGACAAGAAGAGGAAGGGCAAG GGCTCTTTCCGAGGCGCTCTCTCCCCGGGCCCTCAGAAAGCTTCTGCAACTTCCCCACGTAAGCGCGGGGCCGAGAACGCCGTGGTCCATTTCTTCCGCACAATT GTGTCCCCTGCCCCTCCCAAGTCTAGG GGCCCCCAGAAGTCACAGTCTGCTAAAGGCAAGAAGGCCAGTGCAGGGGACGGCAAAGGCACCCTGACTAGGATCTTcaaaatg GGAAGCAGGAGTGCTTCTCCAGCCAAACGCTGA
- the LOC134637632 gene encoding myelin basic protein isoform X1, with amino-acid sequence MASASSSAQAAFGLGRRKKNPGLLDQIGKFFGGDKKRKGKGSFRGALSPGPQKASATSPRKRGAENAVVHFFRTIVSPAPPKSRWRGLAAKIGLGPQKSQSAKGKKASAGDGKGTLTRIFKMGSRSASPAKR; translated from the exons ATGGCATCCGCAAGCAGCTCTGCACAGGCCGCCTTCGGCCTGGGTCGGAGGAAGAAGAACCCCGGCCTCCTGGATCAGATTGGAAAGTTCTTTGGAGGGGACAAGAAGAGGAAGGGCAAG GGCTCTTTCCGAGGCGCTCTCTCCCCGGGCCCTCAGAAAGCTTCTGCAACTTCCCCACGTAAGCGCGGGGCCGAGAACGCCGTGGTCCATTTCTTCCGCACAATT GTGTCCCCTGCCCCTCCCAAGTCTAGG TGGAGAGGACTAGCAGCCAAGATAGGCCTG GGCCCCCAGAAGTCACAGTCTGCTAAAGGCAAGAAGGCCAGTGCAGGGGACGGCAAAGGCACCCTGACTAGGATCTTcaaaatg GGAAGCAGGAGTGCTTCTCCAGCCAAACGCTGA
- the LOC134637632 gene encoding myelin basic protein isoform X4: MASASSSAQAAFGLGRRKKNPGLLDQIGKFFGGDKKRKGKGSFRGALSPGPQKASATSPRKRGAENAVVHFFRTIVSPAPPKSRKSQSAKGKKASAGDGKGTLTRIFKMGSRSASPAKR, from the exons ATGGCATCCGCAAGCAGCTCTGCACAGGCCGCCTTCGGCCTGGGTCGGAGGAAGAAGAACCCCGGCCTCCTGGATCAGATTGGAAAGTTCTTTGGAGGGGACAAGAAGAGGAAGGGCAAG GGCTCTTTCCGAGGCGCTCTCTCCCCGGGCCCTCAGAAAGCTTCTGCAACTTCCCCACGTAAGCGCGGGGCCGAGAACGCCGTGGTCCATTTCTTCCGCACAATT GTGTCCCCTGCCCCTCCCAAGTCTAGG AAGTCACAGTCTGCTAAAGGCAAGAAGGCCAGTGCAGGGGACGGCAAAGGCACCCTGACTAGGATCTTcaaaatg GGAAGCAGGAGTGCTTCTCCAGCCAAACGCTGA
- the LOC134637632 gene encoding myelin basic protein isoform X2 translates to MASASSSAQAAFGLGRRKKNPGLLDQIGKFFGGDKKRKGKGSFRGALSPGPQKASATSPRKRGAENAVVHFFRTIVSPAPPKSRWRGLAAKIGLGPQKSQSAKGKKASAGDGKGTLTRIFKM, encoded by the exons ATGGCATCCGCAAGCAGCTCTGCACAGGCCGCCTTCGGCCTGGGTCGGAGGAAGAAGAACCCCGGCCTCCTGGATCAGATTGGAAAGTTCTTTGGAGGGGACAAGAAGAGGAAGGGCAAG GGCTCTTTCCGAGGCGCTCTCTCCCCGGGCCCTCAGAAAGCTTCTGCAACTTCCCCACGTAAGCGCGGGGCCGAGAACGCCGTGGTCCATTTCTTCCGCACAATT GTGTCCCCTGCCCCTCCCAAGTCTAGG TGGAGAGGACTAGCAGCCAAGATAGGCCTG GGCCCCCAGAAGTCACAGTCTGCTAAAGGCAAGAAGGCCAGTGCAGGGGACGGCAAAGGCACCCTGACTAGGATCTTcaaaatg TGA
- the LOC134637632 gene encoding myelin basic protein isoform X5 has translation MASASSSAQAAFGLGRRKKNPGLLDQIGKFFGGDKKRKGKGSFRGALSPGPQKASATSPRKRGAENAVVHFFRTIVSPAPPKSRGPQKSQSAKGKKASAGDGKGTLTRIFKM, from the exons ATGGCATCCGCAAGCAGCTCTGCACAGGCCGCCTTCGGCCTGGGTCGGAGGAAGAAGAACCCCGGCCTCCTGGATCAGATTGGAAAGTTCTTTGGAGGGGACAAGAAGAGGAAGGGCAAG GGCTCTTTCCGAGGCGCTCTCTCCCCGGGCCCTCAGAAAGCTTCTGCAACTTCCCCACGTAAGCGCGGGGCCGAGAACGCCGTGGTCCATTTCTTCCGCACAATT GTGTCCCCTGCCCCTCCCAAGTCTAGG GGCCCCCAGAAGTCACAGTCTGCTAAAGGCAAGAAGGCCAGTGCAGGGGACGGCAAAGGCACCCTGACTAGGATCTTcaaaatg TGA
- the LOC134637632 gene encoding myelin basic protein isoform X6, with translation MASASSSAQAAFGLGRRKKNPGLLDQIGKFFGGDKKRKGKGSFRGALSPGPQKASATSPRKRGAENAVVHFFRTIVSPAPPKSRKSQSAKGKKASAGDGKGTLTRIFKM, from the exons ATGGCATCCGCAAGCAGCTCTGCACAGGCCGCCTTCGGCCTGGGTCGGAGGAAGAAGAACCCCGGCCTCCTGGATCAGATTGGAAAGTTCTTTGGAGGGGACAAGAAGAGGAAGGGCAAG GGCTCTTTCCGAGGCGCTCTCTCCCCGGGCCCTCAGAAAGCTTCTGCAACTTCCCCACGTAAGCGCGGGGCCGAGAACGCCGTGGTCCATTTCTTCCGCACAATT GTGTCCCCTGCCCCTCCCAAGTCTAGG AAGTCACAGTCTGCTAAAGGCAAGAAGGCCAGTGCAGGGGACGGCAAAGGCACCCTGACTAGGATCTTcaaaatg TGA